The genome window CTGAGGGAGCCGGTAGTTCCATGTCTTCCAGTTTGTCTTTTTGAGTGGTGTAAAGCAGCCGTGCCTGGGTGGATAATCTTGGAAGTTCATCTTTAAGGGATAAAGGTTGCAGATAAAGATTTTCCTGTTTGATCCGCTCCAGATTGAACTCCTCTATGCGACCGCTCTTCTGAAGAAATTCAAAAAGCTGAGGGATTTCCAGTCCATAAATGGCGGATAATGCCTCCACATAGGTCCGGACCTTTACATAATATTCTTTCATGCGCTCCGGATGCTGAATGTAGATGTATTCTTTTTCCCCGTCCTCATCTATAATCTGATTGTGATATTTATACCCAAAGCGGCCATAATATTTTTCCAGGGCTTTATGGTCTTCCAGCAGAGTAATGAAGGAATAATCGGGTTCCAGGGTTTCATATACAGATTTCCACAGAGAGGTTGCCATCAGTTCAGCAAGCCGGCTTCCCCTTACCTTCTCCAGCTCGGCACGACGGGAGAGCTGGAAGATGTAGTTTGAAAACGGAGGCAGGGGATAGATTGAGGTGATCTCTTCTTCCGGTTTATAAATAAATGCTGAGATGACTGAAACCAACCTTTGATTATAAAATGCGCCCAAATGGAGTCCTTCCTCGTCTTTTGGGGCAGTATTCAACACGTCAATTCCTTGACATGACTGGAATACTTCCTTTCTCAGGTCGATGATTTTCTTTTCCCAATGATTAAAATCGAGCCACTGGAAGTAAACATGATTTTTTAGTTCGTTGATGTTCATTTAAAGGACGGGTTTTGTATTTATTGCCATGGGGTGATCTGGTGTTTACATTGTATTTTTTTGATATATAAAATTATATAGATATAATTTAGAATTAAATGGCATATTTACAAAAAAATCATATAAAGGCCAAAATTATAAAAGCAAAGTACGAGATTGCTATTATTTAGAATTGTTATCCTTTATTACGAATTCTAAAGCAAAGGGTTTCTCAAAATGTGTTTCTTTTTATTGGTGAGGTGATTTCAGATCAAAAAAACGGTAATTCTTTAATTGTCCGATTTTAATATACCGC of Bacteroidales bacterium contains these proteins:
- a CDS encoding class I SAM-dependent methyltransferase, with amino-acid sequence MNINELKNHVYFQWLDFNHWEKKIIDLRKEVFQSCQGIDVLNTAPKDEEGLHLGAFYNQRLVSVISAFIYKPEEEITSIYPLPPFSNYIFQLSRRAELEKVRGSRLAELMATSLWKSVYETLEPDYSFITLLEDHKALEKYYGRFGYKYHNQIIDEDGEKEYIYIQHPERMKEYYVKVRTYVEALSAIYGLEIPQLFEFLQKSGRIEEFNLERIKQENLYLQPLSLKDELPRLSTQARLLYTTQKDKLEDMELPAPSGSFLDLGCGPGVYLSNVSKNDKFANYKFTGIDINSEMITYAKLSYNGIKWKKMSVYETNFENNSFDVVHGSFIFIHLMNPELVLKEISRIIKTNGKLYVVDVNDATFDGPPIIKRMLEKHNQYYEGNRKILKTLPRLSEGHHFSLEKEHTVKVTNEGREGSADYKNNVIKLGKMSLWGLFSFIGQREEIKSFYHKAEKYYYSHQPYMSIDIQTQIYRYES